The stretch of DNA CACATTAGTAAAGATGATGATGTGATAGTTGATACTAATACAGGTGAAGTGCTGGAGTTCTTATAGGGACTCTGCCCTACTCGGGCATTGTGGTTACTAGCAGTATTTAGAGTAAGCAAGAGGATTAACAACATAGTCCTTCTGTTGTTAACCCCCTCTGGCATTAATCGTTCAATCTTAACCCTTTACTAACCAAGTAAAGGAATAAATGGAATGACTGCTAATAAGACAGTCACCGTACTACCCCCCAAAGCAATAACTTTTACAAGGTTAGACACGGCTTCCAATGAACGAGGGTCTAGCTTACAGTTTATTTTTATTTCCATTAAAGTTCTCCTGATAACGAGTTAAATAGCTACATATTTCTATCAACATTTTTATATCGATGTAGCCCACAAATAAATTTCCTTAATAAAACTCAAATGTGTTCAGGAGATAGCCAATTTTTTAACTAGGGTGCTACCTTCAAGTTAACTGTTAATCTTCTGGTAAACTTATTTCCTTTGAAAACAAGCGTATATTAGCATACGCTTAACATTAATCAATAAAACAACCCACATAACAGGCCATTTTTCAGTCACTTAGTGGAATGGAGACTGATTGAGGCTGGGTAAGCCTCTATGATTCCGCCATATATGACGGTGCAGTACGACACCAGTGGCGGTTTAAATAACTTAACATAAACATAAGTTATAGGCGCATTCGCTTACGTGCCTAGAATGGCACTACAGCTTTGCACCAAAGACACAGACCTTCCCTTTTTCAGTGTAATTTCAGTGGCGGATTTGACTAGCCTTGGTCAAGTAATACAACAGTGTAGTCATCTTCATTACAAATCTTAGTTGCCCTAGTTGCCCCCTTGTAAAATGGATTGCCACCGTCCTGTATTAGCTCGATAGACTTAATTTCACTCCGAGGCGTTATGTAGTGATCTAATGATCCCGGACACCAAATTAGGTGGTAAAGTCTCCACCATAAATGAGGTGTTCAATGACAAAACGACAACGACGTACATTTTCTACTGAGTTCAAAATAGATGCTGCAAGTTTGGTTCTTGATCAAGGGCACTCCATACCTGAAGCAGCTAACTCTATGGTCGTAGGTGAAACGGCTTTACGGCGGTGGGTCGACCAACTCAAAGTTGAGCGAGGTGGGATGACTCCAACGACCAAAGCCCTCACTCCTGAGCAAAAGAAAATCCAAGAGTTAGAAACCCGGATTAACCGGCTAGAACGAGAAAAATCCATATTAAAAAAGGCCACAGCTCTCTTAATGTCGGACGAACTCGAACGTTCTCGTTAATAGACGAGTTGAGGGAGCATGAATCGGTCAAAATGCTTTGCGAACTGTTCAACGTAGCTTCATCTTGTTACTACGAGTTTAAGCAACGCAAGCCGGATGCCAGTCGCATTCGTCTAGCTAGCCAAATTAAAGAACTCTTCAACATGAGTCGAGGCTCTGCTGGCAGTCGTACTCTTGTCTCGATGCTGAGCGAAGAAGGCATAAAGGCCGGACGATTCAAGGTTCGCCAGATAATGCGTGAAGGTGATTTAATGAGTAAACAGCCAGGTCCGCATCGATATAGACATGCAAAATATAGATTCTCCCATCTATCAATGTAACAACTGATACACCGTAATCAGTGATACGCCATAACTGAGTCATAGCTGTCTTTATATTAGCCCTTGAAAGCCTGTCCAAGCTTTACACAAGCAAGTAACAAGGTGTACTAACCTTTCCTTCTTCAAGGCCTGATATAAACTGACCTAACCCAGCATCTTCTTCAGTGTTCCTTTGATGGTATGCACTGATCCCTAAATCTTCAAAGTTCTGACGACTCAGCTCTAAGTAGTTCTCTTTACAATACTTTGTTACCTTGGCTGCCTGCCTCTCAATAGAAGTACCATCTGACTGCTGCTTGCTACTGAAACGCTTATAACTATACGTTATCATTCGATTTCTCCGGATGGTCTGGGCGAACCCAAACTTGGCTAAAGTCGAACCAGCCTAATGCATTACATTTTGCGTTCTGCAACGTACCACATTGATCTTTGTTAACGCCCAACCAACAGTGGAACATCGGAATTAACTGATTGCTTTGCACCAGTTGCTTACCGAGTTGCCTTGCTGGGAATTGGTCGAATTCGCCTGAACGCCAACGATCAATCATGTGACACCATTGGTCGAAGTCTCCAGCTGGGCTAGATTCATCAAGAAAACTGTAGTCCATTAACCAGCCGGCCAATGCATCGTCTCTGTTGTTAGCGATACCCATTGGATTAATCCAAATATCAACATTATCGGCGTGTGGAGGATCGGTTTCGTAACCGATAAGCTCAACATCGACATTATATTGCTTCAACATGGTGACAATCGCTTTGGCAAGTGTTGGGAACATCGGGTGTTGGCATTGGTACGCCAATTTTATGGTTGGTTTCGCATTTGCTGGTGGACAGACTGGCGTGTTTAACTTTATGTCATACCAACCAGGTTTTATCCCATAGGCGTGTAGAACGCCCAAATCGATGACGGTCTCTTTTGGGATATGAACAAACAGATCAGCGGCATTCAATGCGTTAGACAAAAACTCCGCCCATGCGGGATCTTGTGCGATGCCCTTCTTTCTATTCAACAGTAAATACGTACAACCGGGATCAAGCTCTACTTCATCACTATCACCACGGTCGGCCATTACAGGTTTCGAAAGACTTGGGTAAACCATAGAAGAATACGCCTCATCAACCACCCAAACCTCAACGCGATCAATCAACGGCCTGAAACCAAAGTATCCGTTGAAAGCCGTTAATACCAGTTGCTTCTCATCGTTCTTCTCAATGCGATACGGGCCCGTACCAATTGGTCGAATATCGTAGTCTTCGCCACGTAAAATCATCGGTAAAGTGACCTTAGCGACCGATTCCGTGAGCGCGAGTGGGAAATACTTATCTGGGCGCGTTAAGAAGACATCGACCACGCAATTTGCGGGTGAAGAGACATCTTTAATATGCGAGAACAAATTGAGTGGTTCGAGCGCAAGAAGCGTGTCGACAACATGGTTCGTTAATAGAGGCTCCCCGTTATGAAAACGGACACCCGGCCTTAAGAAGAATCGCCATTGATAGTCGCTGATTTTTTGCCATGAATGAGCAAGATCGGGCTGTAACTGATCATTTTCATCCAATCGCGTTAACCCACTGAAGACTTGGCAGGCAATATGCTGCTCTGAACGTCGCATCGATTTTGTCGGGTTAAGCATAGAGAGCGGTCGGTAATAAGGCAAACGAATGACCTGCTCACCTTCTTGATATTGCACACCCAAATAGTTTTGAATAACCTGAGTAAGCTTGGCAGCATTGTGGTCAAGCACTGACAGCGCCTGACCAATTTTACCTTCCTGTAAGTACCGCCTCGCTAAGTTTTCACTGACATCGCAACGATTCTGCTTAAAGATAAGTTGAGATAACTTACCTCGGCCAGCCGCCGGTAGCCACTCTACCCAGCCTTGTTCTTCAAGTTTGTTGAGTACCATTCTTGCATTACGACGGGTACAACAGAGTACATCTGTTATGTCATCGAGCTGAACATCAGAATCTTTACCATCGAAGTATTCAAACAGGGTTTCAAATTGAACGCGAAGTCTTGGGCTGCTCATAAAGAGGAAAACTTATTCAAAGGACATTGAATTCAGTTTCCCTATTTTAAGACGTAAAATCAATCTTACTGACGTGTTTTTATTGCGAATTATTGGGTATGACGTCCCAAGATGTTATTCAAACAGAATGGCTAAGTACTTTTGCAGCATACGGTTACATCACATCGCAGCCGATTTCATTGGCGATGTCACGAAGCTGTTGTTCATTATCTAATTTAATTGACCACTTGCACTCAGAGCCATTCGCCGAAATGACATTTGCCCCTTTTCCAATTAATTGAATCGCATCAACTTGCGCTTGCAGCGTGACTCTATGTTCCCCATCTAAACGAACAACCAGCTCATGTGCGGTTGCGATAACTTTTCCACTTTTAAACGTTATGACCATCGGTTTCTCTAGCTACTTCTTTTAAATACAAATTACTATTTTCTAAATAGAACACAGTTAACTGCTGCCTACTCTATTATCGCTTATGTTTTTTCACCGCAATCGTTAATCGACTCGTACAAACTAAGCGTTGGCGCTCGTCAGTGATATTGATTTGCCATACTTGGGTAGAGACACCCAGGTGAATAGGTTCAGCCGTACCGATAACATGGCCTTCACGCATTGATCTTACGTGATTCGCGTTGATATCTAATCCAACGCAATAGTAGCCTTCTGGTACGCAGAAATTAGCCGCCAATGAGCCAAGCGTTTCAGCTAGCACAACCGATGCGCCGCCATGAAGCATGCCTAGTGGTTGGTGCGTAAA from Vibrio splendidus encodes:
- a CDS encoding recombinase family protein: MITYSYKRFSSKQQSDGTSIERQAAKVTKYCKENYLELSRQNFEDLGISAYHQRNTEEDAGLGQFISGLEEGKVSTPCYLLV
- a CDS encoding SgrR family transcriptional regulator; its protein translation is MSSPRLRVQFETLFEYFDGKDSDVQLDDITDVLCCTRRNARMVLNKLEEQGWVEWLPAAGRGKLSQLIFKQNRCDVSENLARRYLQEGKIGQALSVLDHNAAKLTQVIQNYLGVQYQEGEQVIRLPYYRPLSMLNPTKSMRRSEQHIACQVFSGLTRLDENDQLQPDLAHSWQKISDYQWRFFLRPGVRFHNGEPLLTNHVVDTLLALEPLNLFSHIKDVSSPANCVVDVFLTRPDKYFPLALTESVAKVTLPMILRGEDYDIRPIGTGPYRIEKNDEKQLVLTAFNGYFGFRPLIDRVEVWVVDEAYSSMVYPSLSKPVMADRGDSDEVELDPGCTYLLLNRKKGIAQDPAWAEFLSNALNAADLFVHIPKETVIDLGVLHAYGIKPGWYDIKLNTPVCPPANAKPTIKLAYQCQHPMFPTLAKAIVTMLKQYNVDVELIGYETDPPHADNVDIWINPMGIANNRDDALAGWLMDYSFLDESSPAGDFDQWCHMIDRWRSGEFDQFPARQLGKQLVQSNQLIPMFHCWLGVNKDQCGTLQNAKCNALGWFDFSQVWVRPDHPEKSNDNV
- a CDS encoding DUF3389 domain-containing protein, which translates into the protein MVITFKSGKVIATAHELVVRLDGEHRVTLQAQVDAIQLIGKGANVISANGSECKWSIKLDNEQQLRDIANEIGCDVM
- a CDS encoding hotdog fold thioesterase, producing MSIWKKPVDLDTFNATSKNTLIEHLNIVYTEVNDNSLVATMPVCHFTHQPLGMLHGGASVVLAETLGSLAANFCVPEGYYCVGLDINANHVRSMREGHVIGTAEPIHLGVSTQVWQINITDERQRLVCTSRLTIAVKKHKR